The Salmonella enterica subsp. houtenae serovar Houten genome has a segment encoding these proteins:
- the scsA gene encoding copper-sensitivity suppressor membrane protein A, which yields MAKQQRMGWWFLCLACVVVMVCTAQRMAGLHALQMQATATSAVVSAHPSTDDASPVTPCELSAKSLLAAPPVLFEGAILALCLLLSLLAPVRIMRLPFSPPRAISPPTLRVHLRFCVFRE from the coding sequence ATGGCGAAACAACAACGGATGGGCTGGTGGTTTCTTTGCCTTGCATGTGTCGTGGTAATGGTTTGTACCGCACAACGCATGGCGGGCCTGCACGCTTTGCAGATGCAGGCGACGGCCACTTCAGCGGTAGTCAGCGCCCACCCCTCGACGGATGACGCCTCGCCGGTCACTCCCTGTGAATTAAGCGCCAAGTCGCTGCTGGCGGCGCCCCCGGTACTCTTTGAAGGCGCTATCCTTGCGCTTTGTCTACTGCTTTCCTTACTGGCGCCTGTCCGGATTATGCGCCTGCCGTTTTCGCCTCCACGGGCTATTTCGCCGCCCACATTGCGGGTACATCTTCGATTTTGTGTCTTCCGTGAATGA
- the scsB gene encoding copper-sensitivity suppressor membrane protein B, translating into MMILFRRMLFCLLWLWLPVSWAAESGWLRSPDNDHASIRLRADTSANGETRLLLDVKLENGWKTYWRAPGEGGVAPSIAWKGDMPEVSWFWPTPSRFDVANITTQGYHDEVTFPMIVHGTPPATLSGVLTLSTCSNVCLLTDYPFSVTPTVQDANFAHDYARAMGKVPLRSGLTDSLEVGYRTGELVVTATRTAGWSSPGLYIDTMDDVDFAKPRLRVEGDRLQATVPVTDSWGEKTPDLRDKSLTLVLADGAIAQESTQTIGAAPAQTLDNAALPFWQVVMMALVGGLILNLMPCVLPVLGMKLGSILLVEEKSRSHIRRQFLASVAGIIASFMALAAFMTLLRLSNHALAWGVQFQNVWFIGFMALVMLLFSASLFGLFEFRLPSSMATKLATYGGNGMSGHFWQGAFATLLATPCSAPFLGTAVAVALTASLPTLWGLFLALGLGMSAPWLLVAIRPGLALRLPRPGRWMNVLRRILGLMMLGSAIWLATLLLPHFGFTAAKSAQDNVQWQPLSEQAIQSALAQHKRVFVDVTADWCITCKVNKYNVLQKEDVQAALQQPDVVALRGDWTLPSDAITDFLKTRGRVAVPFNQVYGPGLPEGEALPTLLTRDAVLDTLKKAKGITQ; encoded by the coding sequence ATGATGATTTTGTTCAGGCGGATGCTGTTCTGCCTGTTATGGCTTTGGCTGCCCGTCTCCTGGGCGGCGGAAAGCGGCTGGCTGCGTTCGCCCGATAACGACCATGCCAGCATACGGCTACGTGCCGATACGTCCGCTAACGGCGAGACCCGGCTGTTGCTGGATGTAAAACTGGAAAACGGCTGGAAAACCTACTGGCGCGCGCCGGGAGAAGGGGGCGTCGCGCCCTCTATCGCCTGGAAAGGCGACATGCCTGAGGTGAGCTGGTTCTGGCCAACCCCCTCGCGCTTTGATGTGGCGAATATCACTACTCAGGGATATCACGACGAGGTGACCTTCCCGATGATTGTACACGGTACGCCGCCCGCGACTTTGAGCGGCGTGTTGACGTTATCAACCTGCAGTAATGTTTGTCTGTTGACCGATTACCCCTTTTCCGTGACGCCCACTGTGCAGGATGCCAATTTTGCCCATGACTATGCGCGGGCAATGGGTAAAGTTCCGCTACGCAGCGGGCTTACGGACTCGCTTGAGGTCGGCTATCGAACGGGAGAACTGGTGGTCACTGCCACGCGAACGGCGGGCTGGTCATCGCCCGGGCTCTATATTGACACCATGGATGACGTCGATTTTGCGAAACCTCGTCTGCGCGTAGAGGGCGACAGATTACAGGCGACGGTGCCGGTGACGGACAGTTGGGGCGAAAAGACGCCCGATTTGCGCGATAAATCGCTGACCCTCGTGTTAGCCGATGGCGCTATCGCCCAGGAGAGCACGCAAACCATTGGCGCTGCGCCAGCGCAAACGCTGGATAATGCGGCGCTACCTTTCTGGCAAGTTGTAATGATGGCGCTGGTCGGCGGACTGATTCTTAATTTAATGCCCTGCGTGCTGCCGGTTCTGGGCATGAAACTTGGCTCAATCTTATTGGTAGAGGAAAAAAGCCGCTCTCACATCAGGCGACAATTTTTGGCTTCGGTCGCCGGCATCATTGCGTCATTTATGGCATTGGCGGCGTTTATGACCCTCCTTCGCCTGTCAAATCATGCGCTGGCCTGGGGAGTCCAGTTCCAGAATGTATGGTTTATTGGTTTTATGGCGCTGGTGATGTTGCTGTTTAGCGCCAGCCTGTTTGGGCTTTTTGAGTTCCGGCTTCCCTCATCTATGGCCACGAAACTGGCCACTTATGGCGGTAACGGTATGTCGGGCCATTTCTGGCAGGGCGCGTTCGCCACGCTGCTGGCGACGCCTTGCAGCGCGCCGTTTTTAGGCACTGCGGTGGCGGTGGCGCTCACGGCGTCGCTGCCGACACTCTGGGGGCTATTCCTTGCGCTGGGCCTGGGAATGAGCGCGCCGTGGCTCCTGGTCGCGATACGACCAGGGCTTGCGCTACGTTTACCGCGCCCCGGGCGTTGGATGAATGTCCTGCGCAGGATTCTCGGTCTGATGATGCTGGGGTCGGCTATCTGGCTGGCGACGTTACTCCTGCCGCATTTTGGCTTCACTGCGGCAAAGAGCGCGCAAGACAATGTGCAGTGGCAACCGTTGAGTGAACAGGCAATCCAGTCGGCGCTGGCGCAGCATAAGCGGGTATTTGTAGATGTCACTGCGGACTGGTGTATTACCTGTAAAGTGAATAAATACAACGTCCTGCAAAAAGAGGATGTGCAAGCCGCCCTGCAACAGCCGGATGTTGTGGCGCTGCGGGGAGACTGGACGTTGCCGTCCGATGCCATTACAGATTTTCTGAAAACACGCGGTCGGGTCGCCGTTCCGTTTAATCAGGTATATGGCCCCGGCTTGCCGGAAGGGGAGGCGCTGCCCACCTTGCTGACCCGCGATGCAGTATTAGACACGTTGAAAAAAGCGAAAGGAATAACCCAATGA
- the rnz gene encoding Ribonuclease Z, which translates to MMKNSVAMLAVCMLAQSHLAIAAGAPAPQEINIVLLGTKGGPSLLNTARLPQATALTIGDKIWLIDAGYGASLQLVKNGIPLRNINTILLTHLHSDHILDYPSLLMNAWASGLKDHTIQVYGPPGTQAMTKASWKVFDRDITLRMEEEGKPDPRNLVKATDIGQGVIYKDELVTISALKVPHSPFPDGEAFAYRFDTQGKRIVFSGDTSWFPPLATFAQGADILVHEAVHVPSVAKLANSIGNGKTLAEAIASHHTTIEDVGKIAREAHVKKLVLSHLVPATVADDVWQQEAMKNYPGPVIVGHDNMTLNVP; encoded by the coding sequence ATGATGAAAAACAGCGTCGCTATGCTGGCGGTTTGTATGCTGGCGCAAAGCCACCTTGCCATTGCTGCCGGGGCTCCTGCGCCTCAAGAGATCAACATTGTTTTATTGGGCACCAAAGGCGGGCCTTCTCTGCTCAATACAGCCAGACTACCGCAAGCGACGGCGCTCACTATCGGCGATAAAATATGGCTGATAGATGCCGGCTACGGTGCCAGTCTGCAACTGGTGAAAAATGGCATTCCACTGCGCAACATCAATACTATTTTGCTCACTCATCTGCACAGCGACCACATACTGGATTATCCTTCCTTGCTGATGAATGCCTGGGCAAGTGGCCTTAAAGACCATACCATACAGGTCTATGGCCCGCCGGGAACCCAGGCGATGACGAAGGCTAGCTGGAAGGTCTTTGACAGGGACATCACGCTACGCATGGAAGAAGAGGGGAAACCCGATCCGCGCAACCTGGTTAAGGCGACAGATATTGGCCAGGGGGTCATCTATAAAGATGAACTGGTCACAATAAGCGCGCTGAAAGTGCCTCATTCCCCTTTCCCGGACGGTGAAGCGTTCGCATACCGTTTTGATACCCAGGGTAAGCGAATCGTCTTCTCTGGCGATACATCCTGGTTTCCGCCGCTTGCGACATTCGCCCAAGGGGCGGATATCCTGGTACATGAGGCGGTACATGTCCCTTCGGTAGCAAAACTGGCTAATAGTATTGGCAACGGAAAAACGCTTGCTGAAGCGATTGCGTCGCATCACACCACGATTGAAGACGTAGGTAAGATTGCTCGCGAGGCCCACGTGAAAAAACTGGTATTAAGTCATCTGGTGCCTGCGACGGTTGCGGATGACGTCTGGCAACAGGAAGCCATGAAGAATTACCCGGGCCCTGTCATTGTCGGTCATGACAATATGACGCTAAACGTACCGTAA
- the agp gene encoding glucose-1-phosphatase/inositol phosphatase has translation MKKSLLAVAVTGAVLLSSAVQAQTTPEGYQLQQVLMMSRHNLRAPLANNGSVLAQSTPNAWPAWDVPGGQLTTKGGVLEVYMGHYTREWLVAQGLIPSGECPAPDTVYAYANSLQRTVATAQFFITGAFPGCDIPVHHQEKMGTMDPTFNPVITDDSAAFRQQAVQAMEKARSKMHLDESYKLLEQITHYQDSPSCKEKHLCSLIGAKDTFSANYQQEPGVQGPLKVGNSLVDAFTLQYYEGFPLDQVAWGGIHTDRQWKVLSKLKNGYQDSLFTSPTVARNVAAPLVKYIDKVLVADRVSAPKITVLVGHDSNIASLLTALDFKPYQLHSQYERTPIGGQLVFQRWHDGNANRDLMKIEYVYQSARQLRNAEALTLKSPAQRVTLELKGCPVDANGFCPLDKFDNVMNTAAK, from the coding sequence ATGAAAAAATCATTACTCGCTGTTGCTGTGACAGGGGCTGTTTTGTTGTCATCCGCCGTACAGGCGCAGACAACGCCGGAAGGTTATCAATTACAACAGGTGCTGATGATGAGCCGCCATAATCTGCGGGCGCCGCTGGCGAATAATGGCAGCGTACTGGCGCAGTCGACGCCGAACGCCTGGCCGGCGTGGGACGTTCCCGGCGGGCAACTGACGACGAAAGGCGGCGTGCTGGAAGTCTATATGGGGCACTACACACGTGAGTGGCTGGTCGCGCAGGGGCTGATACCGTCAGGAGAATGTCCGGCGCCCGACACGGTATATGCCTATGCGAATAGTTTGCAGCGTACCGTTGCCACCGCGCAATTTTTCATCACCGGTGCTTTCCCCGGCTGTGATATTCCTGTTCATCATCAGGAAAAAATGGGCACTATGGACCCTACCTTTAATCCGGTGATTACCGATGATTCCGCCGCGTTCAGGCAACAGGCCGTACAGGCGATGGAAAAGGCGCGTAGTAAGATGCATCTTGATGAGAGTTATAAACTGCTTGAGCAGATAACGCATTATCAGGACTCGCCGTCCTGCAAAGAGAAGCATCTGTGTTCGCTAATCGGCGCGAAAGATACTTTCAGCGCGAACTATCAGCAAGAGCCTGGTGTGCAGGGGCCGCTGAAAGTAGGGAACTCGCTGGTGGATGCGTTTACCCTACAATATTACGAAGGGTTTCCGTTGGATCAGGTCGCATGGGGCGGGATCCACACCGATCGGCAGTGGAAGGTGCTGTCAAAACTGAAAAACGGCTACCAGGACAGCCTGTTTACCTCACCAACGGTGGCGCGCAATGTCGCTGCGCCGCTGGTGAAATATATCGATAAAGTGCTGGTTGCCGATCGCGTTAGCGCGCCGAAGATTACCGTGCTGGTGGGACATGATTCCAATATCGCTTCGCTGCTGACGGCGCTGGATTTTAAACCCTATCAGCTCCATTCTCAGTATGAGAGAACGCCGATTGGCGGTCAGCTTGTCTTTCAACGCTGGCATGACGGCAACGCTAACCGGGATTTGATGAAAATCGAGTATGTCTACCAGAGCGCCCGGCAGTTACGTAACGCGGAAGCGCTAACGCTCAAATCGCCCGCGCAAAGGGTAACACTGGAACTGAAAGGATGTCCGGTGGA
- the hpaA gene encoding 4-hydroxyphenylacetate 3-monooxygenase operon regulatory protein, with protein sequence MCQRAIANIDISKEYDESMGSNDVHYQSFARMADFFGRDMQAHRHDQFFQMHFLDTGQIELQLDDHRYSVQAPLFVLTPPSVPHAFITESDSDGHVLTVREELVWPLLEVLYPGTREAFGLPGICLSLADKPNELAALKHYWQLIERESTEQLAGCEHTLVLLAQAVFTLLLRNAKLDDHAATGMRGELKLFQRFTLLIDNHFHQHWTVPDYACELHITESRLTDICRRFANRPPKRLIFDRQLREAKRLLLFSDNAVNEIAWQLGFKDPAYFARFFNRLAGCSPSQFRQREVPSFLN encoded by the coding sequence ATGTGCCAACGTGCGATCGCCAATATTGATATCAGCAAAGAGTATGACGAAAGCATGGGCAGTAACGATGTGCATTATCAGTCGTTTGCTCGTATGGCGGATTTCTTTGGTCGTGATATGCAGGCGCATCGCCACGACCAGTTTTTTCAAATGCACTTTCTTGATACCGGGCAGATTGAGCTACAGCTCGACGATCATCGCTATTCGGTGCAGGCGCCGCTATTTGTGCTAACGCCGCCCTCGGTGCCCCATGCTTTTATTACCGAATCGGATAGCGATGGTCATGTTCTGACGGTACGCGAAGAGCTGGTTTGGCCGCTGCTGGAAGTGCTTTATCCCGGCACCAGAGAGGCCTTCGGCCTGCCGGGAATCTGTCTGTCTCTGGCGGATAAACCCAACGAGCTGGCGGCGCTCAAACATTACTGGCAGCTAATTGAGCGAGAGTCCACGGAGCAACTGGCAGGCTGCGAGCATACACTGGTGCTACTGGCGCAGGCGGTATTTACCTTGCTGCTGCGTAATGCGAAGCTGGACGATCACGCCGCAACCGGGATGCGCGGTGAACTGAAACTCTTTCAGCGCTTTACCCTGTTAATTGATAACCACTTCCACCAGCACTGGACGGTGCCCGATTATGCCTGCGAGCTGCATATTACCGAATCTCGTCTGACCGATATTTGCCGCCGTTTTGCTAATCGCCCTCCTAAGCGCCTGATTTTTGATCGGCAATTACGCGAGGCGAAACGACTGCTGCTTTTTTCCGACAATGCTGTCAACGAGATCGCCTGGCAATTAGGTTTTAAAGATCCGGCTTATTTCGCCCGTTTCTTTAATCGCCTTGCTGGCTGTTCACCTTCGCAGTTTCGCCAACGTGAAGTTCCCTCTTTCCTCAACTAA
- the scsC gene encoding secreted protein, suppressor for copper-sensitivity C precursor — MKYMIVLLLALFSTLSIAQETAPFTPDQEKQIENLIHAALFNDPASPRIGAKHPKLTLVNFTDYNCPYCKQLDPMLEKIVQKYPDVAVIIKPLPFKGESSVLAARIALTTWRDHPQQFLALHEKLMQKRGYHTDGSIKQAQQKAGATPVTLDEKSMETIRTNLQLARLVGVQGTPATIIGDELIPGAVPWDTLEEVVKEKLAAANGG, encoded by the coding sequence ATGAAATATATGATTGTTTTACTGCTGGCGCTGTTTTCGACGCTAAGCATCGCGCAAGAAACTGCCCCTTTTACGCCGGATCAGGAAAAGCAGATTGAAAATCTGATCCATGCGGCGTTGTTTAACGATCCTGCCAGCCCGCGGATAGGCGCTAAACACCCTAAGCTGACGCTGGTGAATTTTACGGACTACAACTGTCCGTATTGCAAACAGCTTGATCCGATGCTTGAGAAGATTGTGCAGAAATATCCTGACGTCGCGGTCATTATTAAACCGCTGCCATTCAAAGGAGAGAGTTCCGTACTGGCGGCGCGTATAGCGCTGACCACCTGGCGCGATCATCCGCAACAGTTCCTTGCGCTCCATGAAAAACTCATGCAAAAGCGCGGTTACCATACGGATGGCAGTATTAAACAGGCCCAGCAGAAAGCAGGGGCTACGCCAGTAACGCTGGATGAAAAAAGCATGGAAACGATACGCACTAATTTGCAGTTGGCAAGGCTGGTCGGCGTGCAAGGCACACCAGCGACGATCATCGGCGACGAACTGATTCCGGGCGCAGTGCCCTGGGATACGCTGGAAGAGGTGGTGAAAGAAAAACTGGCGGCTGCCAATGGCGGGTAA
- the cbpM gene encoding chaperone-modulator protein CbpM: protein MANITVTFTITEFCLHTGVTEEELNEIVGLGVIEPYEDDNVGWQFDDRAAGVVQRALRLREELALDWPGIAVALTLLEENSRLREENRLLLQRLSRFISHP, encoded by the coding sequence ATGGCTAACATCACGGTCACCTTTACCATCACCGAATTTTGTTTGCACACTGGCGTGACGGAGGAGGAGCTGAACGAAATCGTCGGACTAGGCGTAATTGAACCTTACGAGGATGATAATGTCGGTTGGCAATTCGACGATCGCGCAGCGGGCGTGGTACAACGCGCGCTGCGCTTGCGCGAGGAACTGGCGCTCGACTGGCCGGGAATTGCGGTCGCGTTAACGCTGCTGGAAGAGAATTCACGGCTGCGCGAAGAAAATCGGCTGTTGCTACAACGCCTTTCTCGCTTTATTTCTCATCCCTAA
- the hpaX gene encoding 4-hydroxyphenylacetate permease: protein MSDTSSALPESPESVSSHKALSTGQQTVINKLFRRLIVFLFVLFIFSFLDRINIGFAGLTMGQDLGLSATMFGLATTLFYATYVIFGIPSNVMLSIVGARRWIATIMVLWGIASTATMFAVGPKSLYVLRMLVGITEAGFLPGILLYLTYWFPAFFRARANALFMIAMPATTALGSIVSGYILSLDGIFNLHGWQWLFLLEGFPSVLLGIMVWFYLDDTPAKAKWLTAEDKKCLQEMMDNDRLTLVQPEGAISHNAMQQRSLWREVFTPIVLMYTLAYFCLTNTLSAISIWTPQILKSFNEGSSNITIGLLAAIPQICTILGMIYWSRHSDKHQERKHHTALPFLFAAAGWLLASATDHNLIQLLGIVMASTGSFSAMAIFWTTPDQSISLRARAIGIAVINATGNIGSALSPFMIGWLKDITGSFNSGLWFVASLLVVGAAIIWLIPMKASRPRATP, encoded by the coding sequence ATGAGCGACACATCATCTGCACTTCCGGAAAGCCCCGAGTCTGTCAGTTCGCACAAAGCGCTCAGCACGGGTCAACAAACCGTCATAAATAAACTGTTCCGCCGACTGATCGTATTTTTATTCGTGTTGTTTATCTTCTCGTTTTTAGACCGTATCAACATCGGTTTTGCCGGGTTGACGATGGGGCAGGATCTGGGGTTAAGCGCCACCATGTTTGGCCTTGCCACGACGCTGTTTTACGCTACCTACGTCATTTTCGGCATTCCCAGCAACGTGATGTTGAGCATCGTCGGCGCGCGCCGCTGGATTGCGACCATTATGGTGCTATGGGGCATTGCATCTACCGCCACGATGTTCGCGGTGGGACCGAAAAGCCTGTATGTGCTGCGAATGCTGGTGGGCATTACCGAAGCGGGCTTTTTGCCAGGAATATTGCTCTATTTAACCTACTGGTTCCCGGCGTTTTTCCGCGCCCGCGCCAACGCATTATTTATGATTGCCATGCCGGCCACTACCGCGTTGGGGTCGATTGTCTCCGGCTATATTTTATCGCTGGATGGCATATTCAATCTGCATGGATGGCAGTGGTTATTCCTGTTGGAAGGATTTCCGTCAGTTTTGTTAGGCATTATGGTCTGGTTTTACCTGGATGATACCCCGGCAAAAGCCAAATGGCTGACGGCAGAGGATAAAAAATGTTTGCAGGAGATGATGGATAATGACCGCCTGACGCTGGTTCAGCCGGAGGGGGCCATCAGCCATAACGCCATGCAGCAGCGTAGTCTGTGGCGCGAAGTATTCACGCCAATTGTACTGATGTATACGCTGGCCTATTTTTGCCTTACCAATACACTTAGCGCCATTAGTATCTGGACGCCGCAAATCCTGAAAAGTTTTAATGAAGGCAGCAGCAATATCACCATCGGCCTGCTGGCGGCGATCCCGCAGATCTGTACTATTCTGGGCATGATTTACTGGAGCCGCCATTCGGACAAACATCAGGAGCGTAAACATCACACTGCGCTGCCGTTCCTGTTTGCCGCCGCGGGCTGGCTGCTGGCGTCGGCAACCGACCATAACCTGATCCAGCTCTTGGGGATCGTGATGGCATCCACGGGTTCCTTTAGCGCGATGGCGATCTTCTGGACCACGCCGGATCAGTCGATCAGTTTACGGGCCAGGGCGATAGGCATTGCGGTAATCAATGCCACCGGCAATATTGGTTCCGCGCTCAGCCCATTTATGATTGGCTGGCTAAAAGATATCACTGGTAGCTTCAATAGCGGACTCTGGTTTGTCGCGTCTCTGTTAGTCGTCGGCGCCGCCATTATCTGGCTCATTCCCATGAAAGCATCGCGTCCGCGCGCCACCCCTTGA
- the trxA_1 gene encoding alkyl hydroperoxide reductase gives MAGKLRRWLREAAVFLAILIAVMVAMDVWRAPQAPPAFAATPLRTLTGASTTLATLSEERPVLLYFWASWCGVCRFTTPAVARLAAEGENVMTVALRSGDDAEVAHWLARKGVDFPVVNDANGALSAGWEISVTPTLVVVSRGRVVFTTSGWTSYWGMKLRLWWAKTF, from the coding sequence ATGGCGGGTAAACTGCGGCGTTGGCTGCGTGAAGCCGCGGTTTTTCTGGCGATCCTCATCGCGGTGATGGTGGCCATGGACGTCTGGCGCGCGCCACAGGCGCCTCCGGCGTTTGCCGCGACACCGTTACGTACGCTGACGGGAGCGTCGACAACTCTGGCGACATTGAGCGAGGAGCGCCCCGTACTGCTCTATTTTTGGGCCAGCTGGTGCGGGGTGTGTCGCTTTACTACGCCTGCGGTCGCTCGTCTGGCGGCGGAAGGGGAAAACGTCATGACGGTTGCGCTCCGCTCCGGCGATGATGCTGAGGTCGCCCACTGGCTGGCGCGCAAGGGCGTTGACTTTCCGGTCGTCAATGATGCTAACGGCGCCTTATCCGCTGGCTGGGAAATCAGCGTGACGCCAACGCTGGTGGTGGTTTCACGAGGTCGGGTTGTGTTCACCACCAGCGGCTGGACCAGCTATTGGGGCATGAAACTTCGGCTGTGGTGGGCAAAAACGTTCTGA
- the iraM gene encoding anti-adapter protein IraM, whose product MEWKVVDTVISPSTGVSFSCIHSLKNLRLTLWYQADVYMPPGSIIIPFNKGVLINDKLYPVTVYNVTRFNPVLWKSLKENSHCPGSCNPKPEACNYPFECLVSVCPFGLTRNIQIDNKKV is encoded by the coding sequence ATGGAATGGAAGGTCGTTGATACAGTTATAAGCCCCTCTACCGGAGTGTCGTTCTCATGCATACATAGCCTAAAAAATCTCAGATTGACCTTATGGTATCAGGCAGATGTATACATGCCTCCAGGTAGCATTATCATACCCTTTAATAAGGGGGTCTTAATTAACGATAAACTTTATCCCGTTACTGTTTACAACGTTACCAGGTTTAATCCTGTACTATGGAAATCGCTTAAAGAAAATAGCCACTGTCCTGGTAGCTGCAATCCTAAACCAGAAGCCTGCAATTATCCTTTCGAGTGTCTGGTATCCGTTTGCCCATTTGGTTTAACCAGAAATATTCAAATAGATAATAAGAAAGTTTAG
- the cbpA gene encoding curved DNA-binding protein, with the protein MELKDYYAIMGVKPTDDLKTIKTAYRRLARKYHPDVSKEPDAEARFKEVAEAWEVLSDEQRRAEYDQLWQHRNDPQFNRQFQQHEGQTYNAEDFDDIFSSIFGQHGRHSHHRHAARGHDIEIEVAVFLEETLEEHQRTISYSVPVYNAFGLVEQEIPKTLKVKIPAGVSNGQRIRLKGQGTPGENGGPNGDLWLVIHIAPHPLFDIVNQDLEVVLPLAPWEAALGAKVSVPTLKERILLTIPPGSQAGQRLRIKGKGLASKKHTGDLYAVIKIVMPPKPDEKTAGLWRQLADAQSSFDPRQQWGKA; encoded by the coding sequence ATGGAACTTAAGGATTATTACGCCATTATGGGCGTGAAACCGACGGACGATCTCAAGACAATTAAGACCGCCTATCGCCGACTGGCCCGCAAGTACCATCCTGATGTCAGCAAAGAACCCGATGCCGAAGCCCGTTTCAAAGAGGTCGCTGAAGCATGGGAGGTGCTGAGCGATGAACAACGGCGCGCCGAGTATGACCAGTTATGGCAACACCGTAACGATCCACAATTTAATCGCCAGTTCCAGCAACACGAAGGCCAGACGTATAATGCCGAAGATTTTGATGATATTTTCTCATCTATCTTTGGTCAGCATGGTCGCCATTCGCACCATCGCCACGCCGCACGCGGCCATGATATCGAAATTGAAGTAGCGGTATTCCTGGAAGAGACGCTGGAGGAGCACCAGCGTACGATTAGTTATTCCGTTCCCGTTTATAACGCGTTCGGCCTCGTGGAACAGGAAATTCCCAAAACATTGAAGGTGAAGATCCCGGCTGGCGTCAGCAACGGGCAACGAATCAGACTGAAAGGCCAGGGTACGCCAGGGGAAAACGGCGGACCTAATGGCGATTTATGGCTCGTTATCCATATTGCCCCGCATCCGCTCTTTGATATCGTCAATCAGGATCTGGAGGTCGTCCTTCCGCTTGCCCCGTGGGAGGCGGCGCTCGGCGCTAAGGTGTCCGTACCAACGCTTAAAGAGCGCATTTTGCTCACCATTCCTCCCGGCAGCCAGGCAGGCCAACGGCTGCGTATCAAAGGCAAAGGATTAGCCAGTAAAAAGCACACTGGCGATCTCTATGCTGTCATCAAAATTGTTATGCCGCCGAAGCCCGACGAGAAGACAGCCGGCTTGTGGCGACAACTGGCGGACGCGCAATCGTCCTTTGATCCACGCCAGCAATGGGGGAAAGCATAA
- the hpaI gene encoding 2,4-dihydroxyhept-2-ene-1,7-dioic acid aldolase codes for MKNAFKDALKAGRPQIGLWLGLANSYSAELLAGAGFDWLLIDGEHAPNNVQTVLTQLQAIAPYPSQPVVRPSWNDPVQIKQLLDVGAQTLLVPMVQNADEARNAVAATRYPPAGIRGVGSALARASRWNRIPDYLHRANDAMCVLVQIETREAMSNLASILDVDGIDGVFIGPADLSADMGFAGNPQHPEVQAAIENAIVQIRAAGKAPGILMANEQLAKRYLELGALFVAVGVDTTLLARGAQALAARFGAEKNMSGSSGVY; via the coding sequence ATGAAAAATGCTTTCAAAGACGCGTTAAAAGCGGGGCGCCCGCAAATCGGTTTGTGGCTGGGGCTTGCCAACAGTTACAGCGCTGAACTGTTAGCGGGCGCCGGCTTTGACTGGCTACTGATTGACGGTGAACACGCGCCAAACAACGTGCAGACGGTGTTGACCCAGTTGCAGGCGATTGCGCCCTATCCCAGCCAGCCGGTGGTGCGTCCGTCGTGGAACGATCCGGTACAGATTAAGCAACTGCTCGACGTCGGCGCGCAAACGCTGCTGGTACCGATGGTGCAGAATGCCGATGAAGCGCGAAACGCTGTGGCGGCTACGCGTTATCCGCCTGCCGGTATTCGCGGCGTGGGCAGCGCGCTGGCGCGGGCATCGCGCTGGAATCGCATTCCGGACTATCTCCATCGGGCCAACGATGCCATGTGCGTACTGGTGCAGATTGAAACGCGTGAGGCGATGAGCAATCTGGCGTCAATTCTCGACGTGGATGGCATCGACGGCGTGTTTATCGGCCCAGCGGATCTCAGCGCCGATATGGGCTTTGCCGGAAATCCGCAACACCCGGAAGTGCAGGCGGCGATTGAGAACGCCATCGTGCAGATACGCGCGGCGGGGAAAGCGCCGGGGATTCTGATGGCCAATGAACAACTGGCGAAACGTTATCTGGAACTGGGGGCGCTATTTGTCGCCGTCGGCGTTGACACCACGCTGCTGGCGCGCGGCGCACAGGCGCTGGCGGCGCGCTTTGGCGCAGAAAAAAACATGTCCGGTTCGTCCGGCGTCTATTAA